The Athene noctua chromosome 26, bAthNoc1.hap1.1, whole genome shotgun sequence genome has a window encoding:
- the BACE1 gene encoding beta-secretase 1 isoform X1, with amino-acid sequence MAAAWPWLLLWLGAAALRARPAPPRIRLPLRGGAAPPPGPRARRAPEEAERGGGSFVEMIDNLRGKSGQGYYVEMTVGSPPQKLNILVDTGSSNFAVGAAPHPFLRRYYQRQLSSTYRDLRKGVYVPYTQGKWEGELGTDLVTIPHGPNVTVRANIAAITESDKFFINGSNWEGILGLAYAEIARPDDSLEPFFDSLVKQTRVPNIFSLQLCGAGFSPNETEALASVGGSMIIGGIDRSLYVGDIWYTPIRKEWYYEVIIVKLEVNGQDLHMDCKEYNYDKSIVDSGTTNLRLPKKVFEAAVKSIKTASSTEKFPDGFWLGEQLVCWQVGTTPWHIFPVLSLYLMGEATNQSFRITILPQQYLRPVEDVATSQDDCYKFAISQSSTGTVMGAVIMEGFYVVFDRARKRIGFAVSACHVHDEFRMAAVEGPYLHSNMEDCGYNIPQTDESTLMTIAYVMAAICALFMLPLCLMVFQWRCFHCLRRDHDDFADDISLLK; translated from the exons ATGGCGGCCGCctggccctggctgctgctgtggctgggggcGGCCGCCCtgcgcgcccgcccggccccgccgcgcatCCGGCTGCCgctgcggggcggcgcggccccgccgccgggcccccggGCGCGCCGGGCGCCGGAGGAGGccgagcggggcggcggcagcttCGTGGAGATGATCGACAACCTGCGGGGCAAGTCCGGGCAGGGCTACTACGTGGAGATGACGGTGGGCAGCCCCCCGCAGAAG ctgaatATCCTGGTGGACACAGGGAGCAGTAACTTCGCTGTGGGAGCTGCGCCTCACCCCTTCCTCCGCAGATACTACCAGCGGCAGCT GTCCAGCACCTACCGCGACCTGCGGAAGGGCGTGTATGTGCCCTACACGCAGGGCAAGTGGGAAGGGGAGCTGGGCACCGACCTCGTCACCATCCCCCACGGCCCCAACGTCACCGTCAGAGCCAACATCGCTGCCATCACGGAGTCGGACAAATTCTTCATCAACGGCTCCAACTGGGAGGGGATCCTGGGGCTGGCCTACGCCGAGATCGCCCGG CCCGACGACAGCCTGGAGCCCTTCTTCGACTCGCTGGTGAAGCAGACCCGGGTGCCCAACATCTTCTCACTCCAGCTTTGCGGGGCAGGCTTCTCCCCCAACGAGACGGAGGCGCTGGCGTCGGTGGGGGGCAGCATG ATCATCGGCGGCATCGACCGCTCGCTGTACGTGGGTGACATCTGGTACACGCCCATCCGGAAGGAGTGGTACTACGAGGTCATCATCGTCAAGCTGGAGGTCAACGGGCAGGACCTCCACATGGACTGCAAGGAG TACAACTACGACAAGAGTATCGTGGACAGCGGGACCACCAACCTCCGCCTGCCCAAGAAGGTGTTTGAGGCTGCGGTCAAATCCATCAAAACGGCGTCTTCG ACGGAGAAGTTCCCGGACGGCTTCTGGCTGGGGGAGCAGCTGGTTTGCTGGCAGGTCGGCACCACCCCCTGGCACATCTTCCCCGTCCTGTCCCTCTACCTGATGGGGGAGGCCACCAACCAGTCCTTCCGGATCACCATCCTGCCCCAG CAATACCTGCGCCCCGTGGAGGACGTGGCCACCTCGCAGGACGACTGCTACAAGTTCGCCATCTCCCAGTCCTCCACGGGCACCGTCATGGGCGCCGTTATCATGGAAGGCTTCTACGTTGTCTTTGACCGTGCCCGTAAGCGCATCGGCTTCGCCGTCAGCGCCTGCCACG TGCACGACGAGTTCCGGATGGCCGCCGTGGAGGGACCCTACCTGCACTCCAACATGGAGGACTGCGGCTACAACATCCCGCAGACGGACGAGTCCACCCTGATGACCATCGCCTACGTCATGGCGGCCATCTGCGCCCTCTTCATGCTGCCCCTCTGCCTCATGGTGTTCCAGTGGCGCTGCTTCCACTGCCTGCGGCGCGACCACGACGACTTCGCCGACGACATATCCTTGCTGAAGTGA
- the BACE1 gene encoding beta-secretase 1 isoform X4, which produces MAAAWPWLLLWLGAAALRARPAPPRIRLPLRGGAAPPPGPRARRAPEEAERGGGSFVEMIDNLRGKSGQGYYVEMTVGSPPQKLNILVDTGSSNFAVGAAPHPFLRRYYQRQLSSTYRDLRKGVYVPYTQGKWEGELGTDLLCGAGFSPNETEALASVGGSMIIGGIDRSLYVGDIWYTPIRKEWYYEVIIVKLEVNGQDLHMDCKEYNYDKSIVDSGTTNLRLPKKVFEAAVKSIKTASSTEKFPDGFWLGEQLVCWQVGTTPWHIFPVLSLYLMGEATNQSFRITILPQQYLRPVEDVATSQDDCYKFAISQSSTGTVMGAVIMEGFYVVFDRARKRIGFAVSACHVHDEFRMAAVEGPYLHSNMEDCGYNIPQTDESTLMTIAYVMAAICALFMLPLCLMVFQWRCFHCLRRDHDDFADDISLLK; this is translated from the exons ATGGCGGCCGCctggccctggctgctgctgtggctgggggcGGCCGCCCtgcgcgcccgcccggccccgccgcgcatCCGGCTGCCgctgcggggcggcgcggccccgccgccgggcccccggGCGCGCCGGGCGCCGGAGGAGGccgagcggggcggcggcagcttCGTGGAGATGATCGACAACCTGCGGGGCAAGTCCGGGCAGGGCTACTACGTGGAGATGACGGTGGGCAGCCCCCCGCAGAAG ctgaatATCCTGGTGGACACAGGGAGCAGTAACTTCGCTGTGGGAGCTGCGCCTCACCCCTTCCTCCGCAGATACTACCAGCGGCAGCT GTCCAGCACCTACCGCGACCTGCGGAAGGGCGTGTATGTGCCCTACACGCAGGGCAAGTGGGAAGGGGAGCTGGGCACCGACCTC CTTTGCGGGGCAGGCTTCTCCCCCAACGAGACGGAGGCGCTGGCGTCGGTGGGGGGCAGCATG ATCATCGGCGGCATCGACCGCTCGCTGTACGTGGGTGACATCTGGTACACGCCCATCCGGAAGGAGTGGTACTACGAGGTCATCATCGTCAAGCTGGAGGTCAACGGGCAGGACCTCCACATGGACTGCAAGGAG TACAACTACGACAAGAGTATCGTGGACAGCGGGACCACCAACCTCCGCCTGCCCAAGAAGGTGTTTGAGGCTGCGGTCAAATCCATCAAAACGGCGTCTTCG ACGGAGAAGTTCCCGGACGGCTTCTGGCTGGGGGAGCAGCTGGTTTGCTGGCAGGTCGGCACCACCCCCTGGCACATCTTCCCCGTCCTGTCCCTCTACCTGATGGGGGAGGCCACCAACCAGTCCTTCCGGATCACCATCCTGCCCCAG CAATACCTGCGCCCCGTGGAGGACGTGGCCACCTCGCAGGACGACTGCTACAAGTTCGCCATCTCCCAGTCCTCCACGGGCACCGTCATGGGCGCCGTTATCATGGAAGGCTTCTACGTTGTCTTTGACCGTGCCCGTAAGCGCATCGGCTTCGCCGTCAGCGCCTGCCACG TGCACGACGAGTTCCGGATGGCCGCCGTGGAGGGACCCTACCTGCACTCCAACATGGAGGACTGCGGCTACAACATCCCGCAGACGGACGAGTCCACCCTGATGACCATCGCCTACGTCATGGCGGCCATCTGCGCCCTCTTCATGCTGCCCCTCTGCCTCATGGTGTTCCAGTGGCGCTGCTTCCACTGCCTGCGGCGCGACCACGACGACTTCGCCGACGACATATCCTTGCTGAAGTGA
- the BACE1 gene encoding beta-secretase 1 isoform X3, whose protein sequence is MAAAWPWLLLWLGAAALRARPAPPRIRLPLRGGAAPPPGPRARRAPEEAERGGGSFVEMIDNLRGKSGQGYYVEMTVGSPPQKLNILVDTGSSNFAVGAAPHPFLRRYYQRQLSSTYRDLRKGVYVPYTQGKWEGELGTDLPDDSLEPFFDSLVKQTRVPNIFSLQLCGAGFSPNETEALASVGGSMIIGGIDRSLYVGDIWYTPIRKEWYYEVIIVKLEVNGQDLHMDCKEYNYDKSIVDSGTTNLRLPKKVFEAAVKSIKTASSTEKFPDGFWLGEQLVCWQVGTTPWHIFPVLSLYLMGEATNQSFRITILPQQYLRPVEDVATSQDDCYKFAISQSSTGTVMGAVIMEGFYVVFDRARKRIGFAVSACHVHDEFRMAAVEGPYLHSNMEDCGYNIPQTDESTLMTIAYVMAAICALFMLPLCLMVFQWRCFHCLRRDHDDFADDISLLK, encoded by the exons ATGGCGGCCGCctggccctggctgctgctgtggctgggggcGGCCGCCCtgcgcgcccgcccggccccgccgcgcatCCGGCTGCCgctgcggggcggcgcggccccgccgccgggcccccggGCGCGCCGGGCGCCGGAGGAGGccgagcggggcggcggcagcttCGTGGAGATGATCGACAACCTGCGGGGCAAGTCCGGGCAGGGCTACTACGTGGAGATGACGGTGGGCAGCCCCCCGCAGAAG ctgaatATCCTGGTGGACACAGGGAGCAGTAACTTCGCTGTGGGAGCTGCGCCTCACCCCTTCCTCCGCAGATACTACCAGCGGCAGCT GTCCAGCACCTACCGCGACCTGCGGAAGGGCGTGTATGTGCCCTACACGCAGGGCAAGTGGGAAGGGGAGCTGGGCACCGACCTC CCCGACGACAGCCTGGAGCCCTTCTTCGACTCGCTGGTGAAGCAGACCCGGGTGCCCAACATCTTCTCACTCCAGCTTTGCGGGGCAGGCTTCTCCCCCAACGAGACGGAGGCGCTGGCGTCGGTGGGGGGCAGCATG ATCATCGGCGGCATCGACCGCTCGCTGTACGTGGGTGACATCTGGTACACGCCCATCCGGAAGGAGTGGTACTACGAGGTCATCATCGTCAAGCTGGAGGTCAACGGGCAGGACCTCCACATGGACTGCAAGGAG TACAACTACGACAAGAGTATCGTGGACAGCGGGACCACCAACCTCCGCCTGCCCAAGAAGGTGTTTGAGGCTGCGGTCAAATCCATCAAAACGGCGTCTTCG ACGGAGAAGTTCCCGGACGGCTTCTGGCTGGGGGAGCAGCTGGTTTGCTGGCAGGTCGGCACCACCCCCTGGCACATCTTCCCCGTCCTGTCCCTCTACCTGATGGGGGAGGCCACCAACCAGTCCTTCCGGATCACCATCCTGCCCCAG CAATACCTGCGCCCCGTGGAGGACGTGGCCACCTCGCAGGACGACTGCTACAAGTTCGCCATCTCCCAGTCCTCCACGGGCACCGTCATGGGCGCCGTTATCATGGAAGGCTTCTACGTTGTCTTTGACCGTGCCCGTAAGCGCATCGGCTTCGCCGTCAGCGCCTGCCACG TGCACGACGAGTTCCGGATGGCCGCCGTGGAGGGACCCTACCTGCACTCCAACATGGAGGACTGCGGCTACAACATCCCGCAGACGGACGAGTCCACCCTGATGACCATCGCCTACGTCATGGCGGCCATCTGCGCCCTCTTCATGCTGCCCCTCTGCCTCATGGTGTTCCAGTGGCGCTGCTTCCACTGCCTGCGGCGCGACCACGACGACTTCGCCGACGACATATCCTTGCTGAAGTGA
- the BACE1 gene encoding beta-secretase 1 isoform X2, producing MAAAWPWLLLWLGAAALRARPAPPRIRLPLRGGAAPPPGPRARRAPEEAERGGGSFVEMIDNLRGKSGQGYYVEMTVGSPPQKLNILVDTGSSNFAVGAAPHPFLRRYYQRQLSSTYRDLRKGVYVPYTQGKWEGELGTDLVTIPHGPNVTVRANIAAITESDKFFINGSNWEGILGLAYAEIARLCGAGFSPNETEALASVGGSMIIGGIDRSLYVGDIWYTPIRKEWYYEVIIVKLEVNGQDLHMDCKEYNYDKSIVDSGTTNLRLPKKVFEAAVKSIKTASSTEKFPDGFWLGEQLVCWQVGTTPWHIFPVLSLYLMGEATNQSFRITILPQQYLRPVEDVATSQDDCYKFAISQSSTGTVMGAVIMEGFYVVFDRARKRIGFAVSACHVHDEFRMAAVEGPYLHSNMEDCGYNIPQTDESTLMTIAYVMAAICALFMLPLCLMVFQWRCFHCLRRDHDDFADDISLLK from the exons ATGGCGGCCGCctggccctggctgctgctgtggctgggggcGGCCGCCCtgcgcgcccgcccggccccgccgcgcatCCGGCTGCCgctgcggggcggcgcggccccgccgccgggcccccggGCGCGCCGGGCGCCGGAGGAGGccgagcggggcggcggcagcttCGTGGAGATGATCGACAACCTGCGGGGCAAGTCCGGGCAGGGCTACTACGTGGAGATGACGGTGGGCAGCCCCCCGCAGAAG ctgaatATCCTGGTGGACACAGGGAGCAGTAACTTCGCTGTGGGAGCTGCGCCTCACCCCTTCCTCCGCAGATACTACCAGCGGCAGCT GTCCAGCACCTACCGCGACCTGCGGAAGGGCGTGTATGTGCCCTACACGCAGGGCAAGTGGGAAGGGGAGCTGGGCACCGACCTCGTCACCATCCCCCACGGCCCCAACGTCACCGTCAGAGCCAACATCGCTGCCATCACGGAGTCGGACAAATTCTTCATCAACGGCTCCAACTGGGAGGGGATCCTGGGGCTGGCCTACGCCGAGATCGCCCGG CTTTGCGGGGCAGGCTTCTCCCCCAACGAGACGGAGGCGCTGGCGTCGGTGGGGGGCAGCATG ATCATCGGCGGCATCGACCGCTCGCTGTACGTGGGTGACATCTGGTACACGCCCATCCGGAAGGAGTGGTACTACGAGGTCATCATCGTCAAGCTGGAGGTCAACGGGCAGGACCTCCACATGGACTGCAAGGAG TACAACTACGACAAGAGTATCGTGGACAGCGGGACCACCAACCTCCGCCTGCCCAAGAAGGTGTTTGAGGCTGCGGTCAAATCCATCAAAACGGCGTCTTCG ACGGAGAAGTTCCCGGACGGCTTCTGGCTGGGGGAGCAGCTGGTTTGCTGGCAGGTCGGCACCACCCCCTGGCACATCTTCCCCGTCCTGTCCCTCTACCTGATGGGGGAGGCCACCAACCAGTCCTTCCGGATCACCATCCTGCCCCAG CAATACCTGCGCCCCGTGGAGGACGTGGCCACCTCGCAGGACGACTGCTACAAGTTCGCCATCTCCCAGTCCTCCACGGGCACCGTCATGGGCGCCGTTATCATGGAAGGCTTCTACGTTGTCTTTGACCGTGCCCGTAAGCGCATCGGCTTCGCCGTCAGCGCCTGCCACG TGCACGACGAGTTCCGGATGGCCGCCGTGGAGGGACCCTACCTGCACTCCAACATGGAGGACTGCGGCTACAACATCCCGCAGACGGACGAGTCCACCCTGATGACCATCGCCTACGTCATGGCGGCCATCTGCGCCCTCTTCATGCTGCCCCTCTGCCTCATGGTGTTCCAGTGGCGCTGCTTCCACTGCCTGCGGCGCGACCACGACGACTTCGCCGACGACATATCCTTGCTGAAGTGA